From Mycolicibacterium nivoides, a single genomic window includes:
- a CDS encoding acyl-CoA dehydrogenase family protein encodes MILDLSDDAKEYGREALKAFESAGGDQLLAQADAKPDTRAGLVMPVLEGLGVFELEPRGDADSLEAAAAVCRSAGYWALPYPVAERLARPADLDVDGLVVIDADAPDAALQGLDNRWAAVTLDGTRSTVTATGASGPSFATALELSSVDGAGLKDVALALVLPSWTLLGMLDRAIDLTVAHVSLRRQFGQPLSSFQGVQFQLTDAEVERSGADILAKYALWSLVTNSADEAINDALALRLAAIEAAEVVFRVCHQLHGAVGFCDETTLSWLSRYSQPLRRLPFGVSKTRDTLTARLGRRGLTGLFSS; translated from the coding sequence ATGATTCTGGATCTCAGCGATGACGCGAAAGAGTATGGCCGCGAGGCTCTGAAGGCATTCGAGTCCGCCGGCGGTGATCAGCTGCTGGCCCAGGCCGACGCCAAGCCGGACACCCGGGCCGGGCTGGTCATGCCTGTGCTGGAAGGCCTTGGGGTGTTCGAGCTCGAACCACGCGGCGATGCGGACTCATTGGAGGCCGCGGCCGCTGTGTGCCGCAGTGCCGGCTATTGGGCGCTGCCGTATCCGGTCGCGGAGCGATTGGCGCGCCCGGCGGATCTGGACGTCGACGGGCTGGTCGTCATCGATGCCGACGCGCCCGACGCGGCGCTGCAGGGGCTGGACAACCGGTGGGCCGCTGTCACATTGGACGGCACGCGCAGCACGGTGACCGCAACGGGTGCCTCCGGTCCGTCGTTCGCCACCGCGCTGGAGCTGTCTTCCGTGGACGGTGCCGGCCTGAAGGACGTGGCGCTTGCTCTGGTGCTGCCGTCGTGGACCCTGCTCGGCATGCTGGACCGGGCCATCGATCTGACGGTCGCACACGTCAGCCTGCGCAGGCAGTTCGGCCAGCCGCTGTCGTCGTTCCAGGGCGTGCAGTTCCAGCTGACCGATGCCGAGGTGGAGCGCAGCGGCGCCGACATCCTGGCGAAGTACGCGCTGTGGAGCCTGGTCACAAACTCCGCCGACGAGGCGATCAACGACGCGCTGGCATTGCGCCTGGCCGCGATCGAGGCGGCAGAGGTGGTGTTCCGGGTGTGCCATCAGCTGCACGGGGCCGTCGGCTTCTGCGATGAAACCACGCTGTCCTGGCTGTCGCGTTACAGCCAGCCGTTGCGCCGCTTGCCATTCGGGGTGTCCAAAACCCGCGACACCCTGACCGCCCGGCTCGGCCGGCGCGGACTCACCGGATTGTTCTCGTCATGA
- a CDS encoding VOC family protein produces MVTRQSAPLGAPNWIDLTTSDLERAQQFYGAVFGWTYETGGPEYGGYVTASVDGNVVAGLMSNDPQWNAPDAWTTYLHTAYADATVAAAIAAGGGNCGGVMDIPEKGRMAMMTDPAGVFYGIWQPAGHEGFAVFNEAGAPVYHQLTTRDYAGGLDFYRTVYGWSTELVSDTDEFRYSTANFDGEALVGVMDGSVYLPEGVPGDWAVFFGADDVDKTIELIVANGGSVVRAAEDTPYGRLAAVADPTGAGFNLSSLQD; encoded by the coding sequence GTGGTTACCCGTCAGAGCGCGCCGCTGGGCGCCCCCAACTGGATCGACCTGACCACGTCCGACCTTGAGCGTGCCCAGCAGTTCTACGGTGCGGTGTTCGGCTGGACGTACGAGACCGGCGGCCCCGAGTACGGCGGCTACGTCACCGCATCCGTCGACGGCAACGTGGTGGCGGGTCTGATGAGCAATGACCCGCAGTGGAACGCACCGGATGCCTGGACCACCTACCTGCACACCGCGTATGCGGACGCCACCGTGGCGGCGGCCATCGCTGCGGGCGGTGGCAATTGTGGCGGTGTGATGGACATCCCGGAGAAGGGCCGGATGGCGATGATGACTGATCCGGCGGGCGTGTTCTACGGCATTTGGCAGCCGGCCGGGCACGAGGGTTTCGCCGTGTTCAACGAGGCTGGTGCGCCGGTGTATCACCAGCTGACCACCAGGGACTACGCCGGGGGGCTGGACTTCTACCGCACGGTATACGGCTGGAGCACCGAGTTGGTGTCGGATACCGATGAATTCCGTTACAGCACTGCGAACTTCGACGGTGAGGCACTCGTGGGTGTGATGGACGGTTCGGTGTATCTGCCCGAGGGTGTGCCGGGTGACTGGGCCGTCTTCTTCGGTGCCGACGATGTGGACAAGACGATCGAGCTGATCGTCGCCAACGGCGGCTCGGTGGTACGCGCGGCCGAGGACACACCGTACGGGCGGCTCGCCGCGGTGGCCGATCCGACCGGTGCCGGGTTCAATCTGTCGTCGCTGCAGGACTGA
- a CDS encoding acyl-CoA dehydrogenase family protein, whose translation MSEFSELHDELRSVAADLLAKDSIDWPLLVSAGWVGLDAPDEAGGAGATFAEVAVICEELGRAAGATRYLGGAVLAIGALNAVQPNESRDALLQAVVAGNIRAVLALPGTGEPAPFDLGTTRLGWRVHGRATFVPDAAGAQRLLLPARDADGVAVLVDVAAEAPGLTVTEQPVLDETRSLATVTAEGVEVDEDAVWRFDGDPEAALGALNERAALAVACDSLGVAQAMLDTTVSYTGVRQQFGRPIGSFQAVKHACADMLVRISVARQLVNAAITEPAPLAVSMAKVNATEAAVEVAGKAMQLHGGIGYTWESGVHVYLKRAALNRSLFGSPAEHRRRIAQRYR comes from the coding sequence ATGAGCGAGTTTTCCGAGCTTCATGACGAACTACGCTCCGTGGCAGCTGATCTGCTGGCCAAGGACAGCATCGACTGGCCGCTGTTGGTCTCGGCGGGGTGGGTCGGACTGGACGCCCCCGATGAGGCAGGCGGTGCCGGCGCGACGTTCGCCGAAGTGGCGGTGATCTGCGAGGAGCTGGGCCGGGCCGCCGGGGCGACCCGCTACCTCGGCGGTGCTGTGCTGGCCATCGGCGCACTGAATGCGGTGCAACCCAACGAGAGCCGTGACGCATTGTTGCAGGCGGTGGTGGCCGGGAACATCCGTGCCGTACTGGCCCTGCCGGGAACGGGCGAGCCGGCACCGTTCGACCTGGGCACCACAAGGCTGGGCTGGCGCGTCCACGGCCGGGCCACCTTTGTGCCCGATGCAGCCGGAGCTCAGCGGCTGCTGCTGCCCGCTCGTGACGCCGACGGCGTCGCGGTGCTGGTGGACGTGGCCGCCGAGGCACCCGGACTCACGGTCACCGAGCAGCCGGTGCTCGACGAGACCCGCAGCCTCGCCACCGTGACGGCCGAGGGGGTGGAGGTCGACGAGGACGCGGTGTGGCGATTCGACGGCGACCCTGAGGCCGCGCTGGGTGCGCTCAACGAACGTGCCGCGCTCGCGGTGGCCTGCGACAGCCTGGGCGTCGCCCAGGCCATGCTCGACACCACGGTGTCCTACACCGGGGTTCGCCAGCAGTTCGGCCGTCCGATCGGCTCGTTCCAGGCCGTCAAGCACGCGTGTGCCGACATGCTCGTGCGTATCTCGGTCGCTCGCCAGCTGGTGAACGCGGCCATTACGGAACCGGCGCCGCTCGCGGTGTCCATGGCCAAGGTCAATGCCACCGAGGCCGCCGTCGAGGTGGCCGGGAAGGCCATGCAGTTGCACGGAGGCATCGGCTACACCTGGGAGAGCGGCGTGCACGTCTATCTCAAGCGCGCCGCGCTCAACCGTTCGCTGTTCGGTTCGCCCGCTGAACACCGCAGAAGGATCGCGCAGCGCTACCGGTGA
- a CDS encoding acyl-CoA dehydrogenase family protein, whose amino-acid sequence MTDLDEFRATVRDWCAAHVPKDWRANQTGVGDDEFVSFQKAWFAELHTAGYAVPHWPAEWGGGMSVSQQIVLYQELAAHDAPRLVLAFVGIHHAASTLLAAGSEEQRRRHLPAILDGEIWVQGFSEPEAGSDLAALRTTARAEGDNFVVNGQKLWASGALHADWCLLLARTDPEAPKRHGISYFLMDMTTPGIDVRPIRNAVGDSHFCEIFLNDVTVPAANLIGPVNKGWQVAQATLGAERGMTMLELSERLGNAGFKWLLEAAPVEDPVVADRLAQFEIELSGLRGLCRDLVERTEAGQAGPADASIVKLYYSELLQRMTGFGAEIGGLNAHTVLAKPASSGWESGAWMLDFIGSWEWTIPGGASEIQRTIIGERGLGLPREPSAV is encoded by the coding sequence ATGACCGACCTCGACGAGTTCAGGGCCACCGTGCGGGACTGGTGCGCGGCCCACGTCCCGAAAGACTGGCGCGCCAACCAGACCGGTGTCGGAGACGACGAGTTCGTGTCGTTCCAGAAAGCCTGGTTCGCCGAGCTGCACACCGCCGGGTACGCGGTTCCGCACTGGCCCGCCGAATGGGGCGGTGGCATGTCAGTTTCCCAGCAGATCGTGCTCTATCAGGAACTGGCCGCGCACGACGCGCCCCGACTGGTGCTGGCGTTCGTCGGGATCCACCACGCCGCCTCCACCCTGCTCGCGGCAGGCTCCGAGGAACAGCGGCGCCGTCACCTGCCCGCCATCCTCGACGGCGAGATCTGGGTGCAGGGGTTCTCCGAGCCGGAGGCCGGGTCCGATCTGGCAGCCCTGCGCACGACCGCCCGCGCCGAGGGGGACAACTTCGTCGTCAACGGCCAGAAGCTCTGGGCCAGTGGCGCTCTGCACGCCGACTGGTGTCTGCTGCTGGCGCGCACCGATCCGGAAGCACCCAAACGGCACGGTATCTCCTACTTCCTGATGGATATGACCACACCGGGCATCGATGTGCGGCCGATCCGAAATGCCGTGGGGGATTCGCATTTCTGCGAGATCTTCCTCAACGACGTCACCGTTCCCGCGGCCAATCTGATCGGCCCGGTGAACAAGGGTTGGCAGGTGGCCCAGGCCACGCTCGGCGCCGAGCGCGGCATGACCATGCTCGAGTTGTCGGAACGGCTGGGCAATGCGGGCTTCAAGTGGCTGCTCGAAGCCGCCCCCGTCGAGGATCCGGTGGTGGCAGATCGGCTGGCGCAGTTCGAGATCGAGCTGTCCGGCTTGCGCGGGCTGTGCCGGGATCTGGTGGAACGGACCGAGGCGGGGCAGGCCGGCCCGGCCGACGCTTCGATCGTCAAGCTGTACTACAGCGAGTTGTTGCAGCGGATGACCGGATTCGGTGCCGAGATCGGTGGCCTGAACGCCCACACCGTGCTGGCCAAACCGGCCTCCAGCGGCTGGGAGTCGGGCGCCTGGATGCTCGATTTCATCGGATCGTGGGAATGGACCATCCCCGGCGGAGCCAGCGAGATCCAGCGCACCATCATCGGTGAGCGCGGTCTGGGCCTGCCCCGAGAACCGAGTGCGGTGTGA
- a CDS encoding acyl-CoA dehydrogenase family protein: protein MDFDFGEAADALRGELRALIADQVPADFLGAFTDDPADLAVAQQFCRTLAQQHLLCMSWPKEFGGGDASVWEQTVVREEMWAHHEPRGAQYMGVNWVGPIIMRHGTEEQQRKHLPPIANGEVIWCQGFSEPEAGSDLASLRTFARREDDGWRVNGQKIWTSYATMAQWCFLLARTSKGEKKQQGMTIFLVPMDSPGIQVRPIRTMMGPHHLNEVFFDDLKVTEADVLGTVDQGWSIVQDVVSFERVGIARYARCERLLQAAPEVLGDKWEQLPAELRGRWTRMLTHCRRARLTAYRVVSMQATGRVNPGDSAAYRIAVTRLDQESAEVLMEIAAVLPRGGDSRAEYFRAEVEDHWRYSQASTVSSGSIEMQRILLSRTMLAGKA, encoded by the coding sequence GTGGATTTCGATTTTGGCGAGGCGGCCGACGCGCTGCGGGGTGAGCTGCGTGCGCTGATCGCCGACCAGGTTCCCGCTGATTTTCTCGGCGCGTTCACCGATGACCCCGCCGATCTGGCGGTGGCGCAGCAGTTCTGCCGGACGCTGGCACAGCAGCATCTGCTGTGCATGTCGTGGCCGAAGGAGTTCGGCGGCGGCGACGCGTCGGTCTGGGAGCAGACCGTCGTGCGTGAGGAGATGTGGGCGCACCACGAGCCGCGCGGGGCCCAGTACATGGGCGTCAACTGGGTCGGCCCGATCATCATGCGGCACGGCACCGAGGAGCAGCAGCGCAAGCACCTGCCGCCGATCGCCAACGGTGAAGTGATCTGGTGCCAGGGTTTTTCCGAACCGGAGGCGGGTTCTGACCTGGCCTCACTGCGCACGTTCGCCCGCCGGGAGGACGACGGCTGGCGGGTCAACGGCCAGAAGATCTGGACCTCCTACGCCACCATGGCGCAGTGGTGCTTCCTGCTCGCCCGCACGTCCAAGGGCGAGAAGAAACAGCAGGGCATGACCATCTTCCTGGTGCCGATGGATTCACCGGGTATCCAGGTGCGCCCGATCCGCACCATGATGGGCCCGCACCATCTCAACGAGGTGTTCTTCGACGACCTCAAGGTCACCGAGGCCGATGTGCTCGGCACCGTGGACCAGGGCTGGTCGATCGTGCAGGACGTGGTGTCCTTCGAGCGCGTCGGTATCGCGCGCTACGCGCGCTGCGAGCGGCTGCTGCAGGCCGCGCCCGAGGTGCTCGGAGACAAGTGGGAGCAATTGCCCGCGGAACTCCGGGGCCGCTGGACGCGGATGCTGACGCATTGTCGCCGGGCTCGGCTGACGGCGTACCGGGTGGTGTCGATGCAGGCCACCGGACGAGTGAATCCCGGTGACTCCGCGGCTTATCGGATCGCGGTGACGAGGCTGGATCAGGAGAGCGCCGAGGTGCTCATGGAGATTGCCGCAGTCCTGCCGCGCGGCGGGGACAGCCGTGCCGAGTACTTCCGCGCCGAGGTGGAGGATCACTGGCGGTACTCGCAGGCGTCGACGGTGTCCTCGGGAAGCATCGAGATGCAGCGCATCCTGCTGTCGCGAACCATGCTGGCTGGAAAGGCGTGA
- a CDS encoding 3-keto-5-aminohexanoate cleavage protein produces MPGNPTYLKACVNGARTPDQHPALPVTPEQLADAAVAAHRAGAQAVHLHPKTANGTDSLAADAVDAAVAAVRHKVPGLPLGVTTGYWALPDPRGRLRAVEEWSELPDFASVNWHEPGAEDLARLLLDRGIGVEAGLFHADAAAAWASSELAEHCMRVMIELPPDGDTDTADALLTVVGAAAPSVPALLHGMDESCWPLLQHAGVRGAQARIGLEDTLLLPDGRTAPDNEALIAAAVDLLSP; encoded by the coding sequence ATGCCCGGCAACCCGACGTATCTCAAGGCGTGTGTGAACGGCGCGCGTACCCCGGATCAACACCCGGCCCTGCCGGTAACCCCCGAGCAACTCGCCGATGCGGCCGTCGCCGCACACCGGGCAGGAGCGCAGGCCGTACATCTGCATCCCAAGACCGCGAACGGCACGGACTCGCTGGCGGCCGACGCCGTGGACGCAGCGGTTGCGGCGGTGCGGCACAAAGTGCCGGGCCTGCCGCTCGGGGTGACGACGGGCTATTGGGCGCTTCCCGATCCACGCGGTCGGCTGCGGGCGGTCGAGGAGTGGTCGGAGCTTCCCGATTTCGCATCGGTGAACTGGCACGAGCCTGGTGCCGAGGATCTGGCCCGGCTGCTGTTGGACAGAGGCATCGGAGTCGAGGCCGGGTTGTTCCACGCCGATGCGGCCGCGGCGTGGGCTTCCTCCGAACTTGCCGAGCACTGCATGCGGGTGATGATCGAGTTGCCGCCCGACGGCGATACCGACACCGCCGATGCCCTGCTCACCGTGGTGGGCGCGGCAGCGCCGTCGGTGCCCGCGTTGTTGCACGGAATGGACGAAAGCTGTTGGCCGTTACTGCAACACGCAGGGGTCCGCGGTGCGCAGGCCCGGATCGGGCTGGAGGACACCCTGCTGCTGCCGGACGGCCGCACCGCACCGGACAACGAAGCGCTGATAGCCGCAGCGGTGGACCTGCTCAGTCCTTAG